The proteins below come from a single Corynebacterium cystitidis genomic window:
- a CDS encoding inositol-3-phosphate synthase, which produces MSTIRVAIAGVGNCATSLIEGVEFYRNADPADKVPGLMHVQFGDYHVGDIEFVAAFDVDADKVGKDLAEATRSSQNNTIKITDIPATGVTVQRGPTLDGLGIHYLETIKESTEQPVDVAAVLREREVDVLVSYLPVGAEEADKFYAQSAIDAGVAFVNALPVFIASDPAWAKKFEDAGVPIVGDDIKSQVGATITHRVMAKLFEDRGVRLERTMQLNVGGNMDFMNMLDRNRLESKKISKTQAVTSNLKESPIAGKKEDRNVHIGPSDYVAWLDDRKWAYVRLEGTAFGEVPLNLEYKLEVWDSPNSAGIIIDAVRAAKIALDRGDTGPILPASAYLMKSPPVQKGDEEARAELETYISGAS; this is translated from the coding sequence ATGAGCACAATCCGAGTAGCAATCGCAGGTGTGGGCAACTGCGCAACCTCACTGATCGAGGGCGTCGAGTTTTACCGCAATGCGGACCCAGCAGACAAGGTGCCGGGCCTGATGCATGTGCAGTTCGGCGACTACCACGTTGGCGACATCGAGTTCGTCGCCGCCTTCGACGTGGATGCTGACAAGGTGGGCAAGGACTTGGCAGAGGCCACCCGGTCTAGCCAGAACAACACCATCAAGATCACTGACATTCCCGCAACGGGCGTGACCGTGCAGCGTGGCCCCACTCTTGATGGCTTGGGAATCCACTATCTAGAGACCATCAAGGAGTCGACCGAACAGCCCGTGGATGTTGCCGCTGTACTGCGCGAACGCGAGGTAGATGTACTGGTGTCCTACCTGCCCGTGGGTGCTGAAGAGGCGGATAAGTTTTACGCTCAATCCGCCATCGATGCGGGTGTGGCCTTTGTCAACGCTTTGCCAGTGTTTATCGCATCAGATCCAGCGTGGGCGAAAAAGTTCGAAGATGCGGGCGTTCCCATCGTCGGCGATGACATCAAAAGCCAGGTCGGCGCCACCATCACTCACCGTGTGATGGCCAAGTTGTTCGAGGACCGGGGTGTGCGCCTGGAGCGAACTATGCAGCTGAACGTGGGCGGCAACATGGACTTTATGAACATGTTGGACCGCAACCGGTTAGAGTCCAAGAAGATCTCCAAGACCCAGGCTGTCACCTCCAATCTGAAGGAGTCTCCGATTGCGGGCAAGAAGGAGGACCGCAACGTCCATATCGGCCCGTCCGACTATGTGGCGTGGCTGGATGACCGCAAGTGGGCGTATGTCCGACTCGAGGGCACCGCGTTCGGTGAAGTTCCGCTGAATCTGGAATACAAGCTGGAGGTGTGGGATTCGCCTAACTCTGCGGGCATCATTATTGATGCGGTGCGCGCCGCGAAGATCGCACTTGACCGTGGGGACACCGGCCCAATCCTGCCGGCCAGCGCCTACCTCATGAAGTCGCCACCAGTACAAAAGGGTGATGAAGAAGCGCGTGCAGAACTAGAAACCTACATTTCCGGCGCAAGTTAA
- a CDS encoding bifunctional ADP-dependent NAD(P)H-hydrate dehydratase/NAD(P)H-hydrate epimerase: MSYAYTAAQIRAAEKPLLEAQDFPDQLMQQAASAVCDVTQAMVRADDHPLAAAVQEATGNARDVVLILAGKGGNGGDGLYAGAQLAMQGLKVEAFLTGGQAHEPALTAFRQAGGVVLEQPPTHQECARYRIAIDAITGIGGRGGLDDDTFGIVTSIRGWYVPVLAVDVPSGVEADTGVAHPQHVTADVTVTFGEFRLAHGLAPQCGQQLLAEIGNPALSNLLREQGSHYLVWRATQPVHIWPDGTWPEHLRTMRPPGVSRLEPGADDDKYTGGVVGIRAGSGTYPGAALLTVRGAVNATPAMVRYAGPQALEVVRAHPEVVVTKSIDKPARVQAWVFGPGAGTDNNAAAELEQLLNTELPVLIDADGLTLLTEHEELRALVVKREATTVLTPHDGEFARLRQACGLDQTHRLAETEALAAHLQATVVRKGRATIIAGGPHTHIIDAGHSWSATPGSGDVLAGIAGAHLARVAAQSPQLAQYALDQVVAIHAVAAKLSATTKFGQGPTSATKIADAVPAASAQLAAPS, translated from the coding sequence ATGAGTTACGCCTACACCGCAGCCCAGATCCGCGCGGCCGAAAAGCCGCTGCTTGAGGCCCAGGATTTCCCGGATCAGTTGATGCAGCAGGCCGCCTCCGCCGTGTGCGACGTGACCCAGGCGATGGTGCGTGCCGACGACCACCCCTTGGCCGCCGCGGTCCAAGAAGCAACGGGGAATGCGCGTGATGTAGTGCTCATTCTTGCAGGAAAGGGTGGCAATGGGGGAGATGGGCTGTATGCCGGCGCGCAGCTTGCGATGCAGGGGCTAAAGGTTGAGGCGTTCCTGACCGGCGGCCAGGCGCACGAGCCGGCGCTCACCGCTTTCCGCCAGGCTGGCGGAGTTGTGCTCGAGCAGCCGCCCACCCACCAGGAGTGTGCGCGCTACCGCATCGCCATTGACGCCATCACCGGCATCGGCGGGCGTGGCGGGCTTGATGACGATACCTTCGGCATCGTCACCAGCATCCGTGGTTGGTACGTACCGGTGCTCGCGGTGGATGTGCCTAGTGGGGTGGAAGCAGACACGGGGGTGGCCCACCCGCAGCACGTCACTGCTGATGTGACCGTGACCTTCGGCGAGTTCCGCCTGGCCCACGGGTTGGCACCCCAGTGTGGGCAGCAGCTTCTGGCGGAAATCGGCAACCCTGCCTTATCCAATCTTTTACGCGAGCAGGGCTCCCACTACCTGGTATGGCGCGCCACCCAACCGGTGCATATCTGGCCCGACGGTACGTGGCCTGAGCACCTGCGCACCATGCGTCCCCCTGGGGTGTCCAGGCTGGAGCCTGGTGCTGACGACGACAAATACACCGGGGGAGTAGTGGGAATCCGCGCAGGTAGCGGCACCTATCCTGGCGCGGCACTACTGACTGTGCGCGGCGCGGTGAATGCCACCCCGGCCATGGTGCGCTACGCCGGCCCCCAAGCCCTAGAGGTGGTACGAGCCCACCCAGAGGTGGTGGTGACAAAGTCCATCGACAAGCCTGCGCGTGTCCAGGCGTGGGTGTTCGGCCCCGGCGCAGGTACCGACAATAACGCCGCCGCAGAGCTCGAACAGCTCTTGAACACAGAGCTACCGGTACTGATCGACGCCGATGGGCTCACCCTGCTCACGGAGCATGAGGAGCTTCGGGCGCTCGTCGTGAAGCGCGAAGCGACAACTGTGCTCACGCCACACGATGGCGAGTTCGCGCGACTGCGCCAGGCGTGTGGGCTAGACCAGACTCATCGGCTGGCCGAGACTGAGGCGCTGGCCGCGCACCTGCAGGCAACAGTGGTGCGCAAGGGCCGCGCCACAATCATCGCAGGTGGCCCCCACACCCACATCATCGATGCAGGCCATTCGTGGTCCGCAACCCCAGGCTCCGGCGACGTACTGGCAGGCATCGCTGGAGCACACTTGGCGCGGGTGGCAGCGCAGTCACCGCAGTTGGCACAGTATGCCCTCGACCAAGTGGTAGCCATCCACGCCGTGGCCGCGAAGCTTAGCGCCACCACTAAGTTCGGACAAGGCCCGACGAGTGCCACCAAGATCGCCGACGCCGTTCCGGCCGCATCCGCCCAGCTTGCAGCCCCTAGCTAA
- a CDS encoding Fpg/Nei family DNA glycosylase — translation MPEGHVIHRLARRLNDDFRGQPLSVTSPQGRFSREAAVLDGSQIAQAEAFGKHLFIDFDVDAPAHIVYIHLGLIGQVRFEPIDDRWGQMRLRIEAGKQAANLRGPQFCRLITEVERDTIVARVGEDPIRDDANPDALWQRVHRSRRTIGAMLMDQSMFAGVGNIYRAEVLFRQKISPFMLGTQLDRAEFDAIWADLVFLMRLGVMQGEINTVRGEHMPETMGRAARDDDHGGEVYVYRRAGEPCYVCATPVSFQVMQGRNLFWCPTCQK, via the coding sequence ATGCCTGAAGGTCACGTCATCCATCGTCTTGCGCGAAGGCTGAACGACGATTTCCGCGGTCAGCCCCTGTCTGTTACCAGCCCCCAGGGCCGTTTTTCGCGGGAGGCGGCGGTGCTCGATGGGTCCCAGATCGCCCAGGCGGAGGCTTTTGGCAAGCACTTGTTCATCGACTTTGATGTTGATGCACCCGCCCACATCGTGTACATCCACTTGGGCCTGATTGGGCAGGTGCGTTTCGAGCCTATCGACGACCGCTGGGGCCAAATGCGACTGCGGATCGAGGCAGGCAAGCAGGCCGCTAACCTGCGTGGCCCCCAGTTTTGTCGCCTGATTACTGAGGTAGAGCGTGACACTATTGTGGCGCGTGTGGGTGAGGACCCGATCCGTGATGATGCGAACCCGGATGCACTGTGGCAGCGGGTGCACAGGTCCCGTCGCACGATCGGTGCGATGTTGATGGACCAGTCCATGTTTGCCGGGGTGGGCAATATTTACCGCGCTGAGGTGCTCTTCCGCCAGAAAATCTCCCCGTTTATGCTGGGTACCCAGCTGGACCGCGCCGAGTTCGACGCGATCTGGGCTGATTTGGTGTTCTTGATGCGCCTGGGCGTTATGCAGGGTGAGATTAATACCGTGCGTGGTGAGCACATGCCGGAAACGATGGGTAGAGCCGCGCGTGACGACGACCACGGCGGCGAAGTGTATGTCTATCGCCGTGCGGGTGAACCGTGTTATGTGTGCGCCACCCCAGTGTCTTTTCAGGTGATGCAGGGACGCAACCTGTTTTGGTGCCCCACCTGCCAAAAATAA
- a CDS encoding MarR family winged helix-turn-helix transcriptional regulator, producing the protein MASSDSLDPMDIAARIRPSMTKLYVTYFRIADQSDLTGPQLSIMTRLKDNGASRISQVAHDEGIRMPTASNALHQLEQRGLVRRIREETDRRGVRVELTAVGERELERVGEERTRYLADMLATLDDEHLAKAADLVDVINALANSYSTEQISNKSE; encoded by the coding sequence ATGGCTTCATCTGATTCCCTTGACCCAATGGACATCGCCGCGCGTATCCGGCCGTCGATGACTAAGCTTTATGTGACCTACTTTCGCATTGCAGACCAGTCGGACCTCACTGGCCCGCAGCTGTCAATCATGACGCGACTCAAGGACAACGGTGCGTCACGCATCAGCCAGGTCGCACACGATGAGGGCATTCGTATGCCAACGGCGTCGAATGCTCTTCACCAACTTGAGCAACGCGGTCTGGTGCGGCGAATCCGGGAGGAGACTGACCGCCGTGGCGTTCGCGTTGAGCTGACTGCGGTCGGTGAGCGCGAATTGGAGCGCGTTGGTGAGGAGCGTACCCGTTATCTTGCGGACATGCTTGCCACGCTTGACGACGAGCACTTGGCTAAGGCGGCGGACCTCGTCGATGTGATTAATGCGCTGGCAAACAGCTATAGCACAGAGCAGATTTCCAATAAGTCTGAGTAA
- a CDS encoding DUF1846 domain-containing protein, which produces MPHTLGFDREKYIQLQSEHINKRRAEIGGKLYLEMGGKLFDDMHASRVLPGFTPDNKIAMLERIKDDVEIMVCLNAKDLTRQKKRADLDITYEDDVLRLIDEFRGAGFLVDNVVMTQLDGNHPQAEAFIARLDRLGLKTARHRVIPGYPNNTELIVSEDGFGLNDYVETSRDVIVMTAPGPGSGKLATCLSQVYHEHKRGINAGYAKFETFPIWNLSLEHPVNLAYEAATADLDDINLIDPYHMSAYGQQVTSYNRDVEVFPLLQALLKQVLGKSPYQSPTDMGVNMAGYCISDDEVCRTASRQEIIRRYFKALVDERRDDRDNEESTRISMIMRKAEITIDERTVVAAAQQVAAETGNPGAALELPDGTIVTGKTSALLGPSAAVLLNALKHLAGIPDEALLLSPESIEPIQTLKTEHLGSSNPRLHTDEVLIALSVSAADNGESRRALAELKNLAGCDAHTTTILGSVDEGIFRNLGVLVTCDPQYWKKRLYYKR; this is translated from the coding sequence GTGCCCCACACACTTGGTTTTGACCGCGAAAAATACATTCAACTGCAGTCAGAGCACATCAACAAACGGCGTGCAGAAATCGGCGGAAAACTCTACCTCGAAATGGGTGGCAAGCTTTTCGACGACATGCACGCCTCACGCGTTCTCCCCGGCTTCACACCCGATAACAAAATCGCGATGCTCGAACGCATCAAGGATGACGTGGAGATCATGGTGTGCCTCAACGCCAAGGACCTCACCCGCCAGAAGAAGCGCGCCGACCTAGACATCACCTACGAAGATGACGTGCTGCGCCTGATCGACGAGTTCCGCGGCGCCGGGTTCCTCGTCGACAACGTGGTGATGACCCAACTAGACGGCAACCACCCTCAAGCCGAGGCCTTCATAGCCCGCCTAGACCGCCTAGGCCTAAAAACAGCGCGCCACCGGGTGATCCCCGGATACCCCAACAACACTGAACTGATCGTGTCCGAAGACGGCTTCGGCCTCAACGACTACGTGGAAACCAGCCGGGACGTCATCGTCATGACCGCCCCGGGGCCCGGTTCCGGCAAGTTGGCCACCTGCCTCTCGCAGGTTTACCACGAGCACAAACGCGGCATCAACGCAGGTTACGCCAAGTTTGAAACGTTTCCCATCTGGAATTTGTCGCTCGAACACCCCGTAAACCTGGCCTATGAGGCCGCCACCGCGGACCTCGACGACATTAACCTGATCGACCCGTATCACATGAGCGCCTACGGGCAGCAGGTCACCAGCTACAACCGCGATGTCGAGGTATTTCCACTGCTCCAAGCATTATTAAAGCAAGTACTGGGAAAGTCGCCGTACCAATCACCCACCGACATGGGTGTGAACATGGCCGGCTACTGCATCTCCGACGACGAGGTCTGCCGTACCGCCTCCCGGCAAGAAATCATCCGCCGCTACTTCAAGGCGCTGGTGGACGAACGCCGCGACGATCGCGACAACGAGGAATCCACCCGCATCTCCATGATCATGCGCAAGGCGGAAATTACTATCGACGAGCGCACGGTGGTTGCCGCAGCACAGCAGGTTGCCGCAGAAACGGGTAATCCGGGGGCCGCCCTCGAGCTTCCCGACGGCACTATCGTAACCGGCAAGACTTCCGCCCTGCTCGGCCCATCCGCAGCCGTGCTACTCAACGCCCTGAAACATTTAGCCGGCATCCCTGATGAGGCATTACTGTTGTCGCCCGAGTCCATCGAACCAATCCAAACGCTGAAAACGGAGCACCTCGGCTCGTCGAATCCGCGCCTGCATACCGACGAAGTACTCATCGCTTTGAGTGTTTCCGCAGCTGACAATGGGGAATCGCGCCGGGCACTCGCGGAGCTGAAAAACCTCGCCGGCTGCGATGCCCACACCACCACCATCCTGGGTAGCGTTGACGAGGGTATCTTCCGTAACTTAGGGGTGCTGGTCACCTGTGACCCGCAGTACTGGAAGAAGCGCCTTTACTATAAGCGTTAG
- a CDS encoding DUF5318 family protein, translating into MADVIVYSQQISHEWERRNLLRHVHAGRVPRANVCDADFLLVTAAKFHGWASARPCPLCEAEMRNVKWIYSEKLGRRSGTARNDDEIADITAEVGELTVHTVEVCPSCRWNHLLVEEQARVQVPGQKTGDREVMDD; encoded by the coding sequence ATGGCTGACGTGATCGTTTACAGTCAGCAGATCTCGCACGAATGGGAGCGCAGAAACCTACTGCGTCACGTTCATGCCGGACGAGTGCCTCGCGCCAACGTGTGCGACGCTGACTTCCTCCTGGTTACAGCCGCGAAGTTCCACGGGTGGGCGTCGGCACGCCCCTGCCCCTTATGCGAGGCGGAGATGCGGAATGTGAAATGGATCTATAGCGAGAAGTTAGGCAGGCGCTCCGGCACCGCGCGTAACGACGACGAGATCGCCGACATCACTGCTGAAGTCGGTGAACTCACCGTACATACCGTGGAGGTATGTCCGTCGTGTCGCTGGAACCACCTGCTCGTGGAAGAGCAGGCACGTGTCCAGGTTCCTGGCCAGAAAACTGGTGATCGTGAAGTCATGGATGATTAA
- a CDS encoding AbgT family transporter → MTEKPGARNSGSTTVEHASSEHTPSSTSNEKGKSKGFLGFVERVGNKLPHPFWLFVILGGITLVASWIGSRIGMSATQPDTGDTVEVVNLLTRDGLQQMVSDAVNNFVTFPPLGVILVAMLGVAVAEHSGLLSAAVRGMVSKTGPRTLTFVVALAGVTGSVASDAVYVIVIPLGAMAFYALGRSPIVGAMVAFAASSAGFNASLVLNITDLLLAGISTSAAQLVDENYEVSGLANIFFVIPSAIVLALIITAVTEFFVEKKARQLINHDEINEKEVSFGDEVPTNEEERLEQLKLDDHEKKALKVTGLVLLGLLAVYFALLFVPGSPFVNDGQVMESPLIRSIAVPITAFFLLSGITYGLVSRSITKAADVPEMMAEGLKTMLPMIVLFFAVSQFLAWFQWSNLGQWTSIRGAELLQVLDLPNWALFAVFVLLVGLLNLFITSGSAQWALMAPVVVPIMMYLGVSPEVSQMLFRIGDSPTNIITPMSPYFALALTFLQRYYSKAGVGTLMSLALPYSMAMMGGWFIFFLAWYYLGIPLGPGSPMEYPAV, encoded by the coding sequence ATGACTGAAAAGCCGGGCGCCCGCAACTCGGGTAGTACGACTGTTGAACACGCATCTTCTGAACACACGCCGTCGTCGACAAGCAATGAGAAAGGAAAGTCCAAAGGCTTCCTGGGCTTTGTCGAACGAGTGGGCAATAAACTCCCCCACCCTTTCTGGCTGTTCGTGATCCTTGGCGGAATCACGCTGGTGGCCTCCTGGATCGGTTCGCGCATTGGGATGAGCGCCACCCAACCAGATACCGGCGACACCGTCGAGGTGGTCAATCTGCTCACCCGCGACGGCCTGCAGCAGATGGTCTCCGATGCGGTCAATAATTTTGTGACCTTCCCGCCGCTGGGCGTGATCCTGGTAGCGATGCTCGGTGTCGCCGTCGCGGAACACTCGGGCCTGCTGTCGGCAGCGGTGCGCGGAATGGTCTCCAAAACAGGCCCGCGGACATTGACGTTTGTGGTGGCGCTGGCCGGCGTAACCGGTTCCGTCGCCTCCGACGCCGTGTATGTGATCGTGATCCCGCTAGGTGCCATGGCTTTTTACGCGCTCGGCCGCTCCCCGATTGTGGGTGCCATGGTGGCGTTCGCAGCCTCGTCGGCAGGCTTCAACGCCTCGCTGGTTCTGAATATTACTGACCTGCTGCTGGCCGGTATTTCCACTTCAGCGGCACAGCTTGTCGACGAAAACTACGAGGTCTCCGGCCTAGCCAATATTTTCTTCGTGATTCCCTCGGCGATCGTGCTGGCTTTAATCATCACAGCAGTAACAGAGTTCTTCGTCGAAAAGAAAGCCCGACAGTTGATCAACCACGATGAGATCAACGAAAAGGAAGTCTCCTTCGGCGACGAAGTGCCCACAAACGAAGAGGAACGCCTCGAGCAGCTGAAGTTGGATGACCACGAGAAGAAGGCCCTGAAAGTAACGGGCCTAGTGCTGCTGGGGCTGCTGGCAGTGTACTTCGCGCTGCTGTTCGTGCCGGGTTCCCCGTTTGTGAATGACGGCCAGGTAATGGAATCGCCCCTGATCCGTTCCATTGCAGTTCCGATCACAGCGTTCTTCCTGCTCAGCGGCATCACCTACGGCCTGGTTTCCCGTTCCATCACCAAGGCCGCGGACGTGCCAGAGATGATGGCTGAAGGCCTAAAGACCATGCTGCCAATGATCGTGCTGTTCTTCGCAGTTTCCCAGTTCCTGGCCTGGTTCCAGTGGTCCAACCTAGGCCAATGGACTTCCATCAGGGGCGCCGAGCTGCTGCAGGTTCTTGACCTGCCAAACTGGGCGCTGTTCGCCGTGTTTGTGCTGCTGGTTGGCTTGCTCAACTTGTTTATCACATCCGGTTCCGCCCAGTGGGCGCTGATGGCGCCGGTGGTGGTGCCGATCATGATGTATCTGGGAGTATCGCCGGAGGTCAGCCAGATGCTGTTCCGTATCGGTGACTCCCCAACAAATATCATTACGCCGATGTCGCCCTACTTCGCCTTGGCCCTGACCTTCCTGCAGCGCTACTACTCCAAGGCAGGCGTGGGCACCCTGATGTCGCTGGCACTGCCCTACTCCATGGCGATGATGGGTGGCTGGTTCATCTTCTTCCTCGCGTGGTACTACCTGGGCATTCCGCTTGGCCCTGGCTCACCGATGGAGTACCCGGCGGTGTAA
- a CDS encoding Imm51 family immunity protein, with product MAVDFKHVEYIGGYSLIFEAFTTAVDETIADRGFSPMGYFWERVVVYLWEKDELEGPFSFDCSADFFSASSASEHAIAQLKSHLEELTSQPAKVSSLIDDALADDFELEF from the coding sequence ATGGCTGTTGACTTCAAACACGTAGAGTACATCGGTGGATACTCACTGATTTTCGAAGCATTCACCACCGCTGTCGACGAGACAATTGCCGATCGCGGTTTCTCACCCATGGGCTACTTTTGGGAACGCGTTGTGGTCTATCTCTGGGAGAAGGATGAGCTAGAGGGCCCATTTTCCTTCGATTGCTCGGCTGACTTTTTCTCCGCCTCGTCGGCAAGCGAGCACGCCATCGCCCAGCTGAAGTCCCACCTGGAGGAGTTGACCTCCCAGCCTGCTAAGGTTTCTTCGCTTATCGACGACGCCCTTGCCGACGATTTCGAGCTCGAGTTCTAG
- the trhO gene encoding oxygen-dependent tRNA uridine(34) hydroxylase TrhO: MSQSKILLYYQFRPIADPEAIRLWQRDLCESLDLHGRILISEHGINGTVGGDMDNCKRYVKKTKEYFRGMEFKWSEGGKDDFPKLSVKVRDEIVAFGAPGELKVDEHGVIGGGKHLKPHEVNELVEKHGDDVVFFDGRNAREAEIGKFKGAVVPDVETTHDFIEELESGKYDWMKDKKVISYCTGGIRCEVLSSLMKNRGFEDVYQIDGGIVRYGEKYGNSGLWEGSLFVFDARQHTQFGDPDDPNYIQLGHCVHCGAATNQFENCSNEPHHRQQYLTCADCWEKNPYCAQCTENKITEPAS; this comes from the coding sequence ATGTCGCAGAGCAAAATCCTTCTTTATTACCAGTTCCGCCCTATCGCCGACCCTGAGGCGATCCGGCTGTGGCAGCGTGACCTGTGCGAATCCCTCGACCTGCACGGACGGATCCTCATCTCGGAGCATGGCATCAACGGCACCGTCGGCGGTGATATGGACAACTGCAAGAGATACGTGAAGAAAACCAAAGAGTACTTCAGGGGTATGGAGTTTAAATGGTCTGAAGGCGGCAAGGATGACTTCCCGAAGTTGTCGGTGAAGGTCCGCGATGAGATCGTTGCTTTTGGTGCTCCGGGCGAGCTCAAGGTTGACGAACACGGTGTGATCGGTGGGGGCAAGCACCTGAAACCGCACGAGGTGAATGAACTCGTCGAAAAGCACGGCGATGATGTGGTCTTCTTTGACGGCCGTAACGCTCGGGAAGCGGAGATCGGCAAGTTTAAAGGCGCCGTTGTTCCCGATGTGGAGACCACCCACGACTTTATCGAAGAGCTGGAATCCGGCAAGTATGACTGGATGAAGGACAAGAAGGTGATCAGCTACTGCACGGGCGGGATTCGCTGCGAGGTCCTGTCGTCGCTGATGAAGAACCGCGGCTTCGAGGATGTGTACCAAATCGACGGCGGCATTGTCCGCTACGGCGAGAAATATGGAAACTCGGGACTGTGGGAAGGGTCGCTGTTCGTGTTCGATGCGCGCCAGCACACCCAGTTCGGTGACCCGGATGATCCGAACTACATTCAGTTAGGCCACTGTGTGCACTGTGGTGCGGCCACAAACCAGTTTGAAAACTGCTCCAATGAGCCGCACCACCGCCAGCAGTACTTGACCTGCGCAGATTGCTGGGAAAAGAACCCTTACTGCGCGCAGTGCACCGAGAACAAGATCACTGAGCCAGCGAGCTAG
- a CDS encoding universal stress protein yields MPTDQSSSAAIADRLSDGTLRILVAWDPGNDESGGTEALEFAAWLGRSTPVSVRVASTLLRPWPASLNMMGKKYKKWRKHEAEACAEAVEKALKSVDLPRSQWDKQFSTFSDGQNEAQLLTDEAQRFDADLILVGSNAAASKGRFLAGSTADALMHSSPTALGLAPRAVKLSKKGITRVNFAYIDKRADENSSGLLFAAELAATLEVTLRIITFSPTGLTDAALNKPKGIGSELIDEWNEQSLAMLDLARDRVIEHRDFLEVETEVGSGKGWGNAVDSLKWKKGDILCMDSHPMGTLERVFVGSTANEFLRHVPVPVVIHPYMST; encoded by the coding sequence ATGCCCACTGATCAGTCATCTTCAGCTGCCATCGCAGATCGCTTGAGCGACGGCACGCTTCGCATCCTCGTGGCTTGGGACCCCGGCAACGACGAGTCTGGCGGGACCGAAGCCCTCGAATTCGCCGCCTGGCTGGGCCGTAGCACGCCGGTGTCCGTCCGGGTAGCATCCACCCTTTTGAGGCCGTGGCCTGCATCGTTGAACATGATGGGCAAAAAATACAAGAAGTGGCGCAAACATGAGGCAGAAGCGTGCGCTGAGGCTGTCGAAAAGGCTCTTAAGAGCGTGGACCTGCCACGTTCTCAGTGGGATAAGCAGTTTTCCACTTTTTCTGATGGGCAAAACGAGGCCCAACTTCTCACCGATGAAGCCCAGCGATTTGATGCCGATCTCATCCTGGTGGGCTCCAACGCTGCCGCCTCCAAGGGGCGTTTCCTCGCCGGATCTACCGCCGATGCGTTGATGCACTCCTCCCCCACCGCCTTGGGTTTAGCGCCGCGCGCTGTGAAGTTGTCAAAGAAGGGCATCACGCGGGTCAATTTTGCGTATATCGATAAGCGTGCCGACGAAAACAGCTCCGGGCTCCTATTCGCCGCAGAGCTCGCCGCCACCCTTGAAGTGACACTGCGCATTATTACGTTTTCCCCTACTGGGTTGACCGACGCGGCTTTGAATAAACCGAAGGGCATCGGCAGTGAGCTTATCGACGAGTGGAACGAGCAATCCTTAGCCATGCTGGATCTTGCCCGCGACCGCGTCATTGAACACCGCGACTTCTTAGAGGTAGAAACTGAGGTTGGTTCCGGCAAGGGCTGGGGCAACGCCGTGGACTCGTTGAAGTGGAAGAAGGGCGACATTCTGTGCATGGATTCGCATCCCATGGGAACGCTGGAGCGCGTGTTTGTAGGTTCCACCGCGAATGAGTTCTTAAGACACGTTCCCGTCCCCGTCGTGATCCACCCGTATATGAGCACCTAA